The Chitinophaga caeni genome segment GCCCATGGCTAATAAAACAAGATCACAAGGAATTTCCCTTTCAGAACCGGGAACTTCCGTAAACCTAGCCGGTTTGCCATCTTGGGAAGCCGTCCATTGTAAGTCTACAATTACTAGGCCTTTTAACGTCCCTTCACTATTTCCAACGAATGACTTGGTAGCAATGGCCCATTGACGCGCAGCTCCTTCCTCGTGAGAAGTACTGGTCTTCAGGATCATCGGGTAAGTAGGCCAAGGCATGTAAGCGGTGCGAGATTCCGGGGGTTTCGGCATCAACTCAATCTGCGTGATGGACTTGGCGCCGTGCCTGTTGGAAGTTCCCACGCAATCGGAGCCGGTATCACCGCCGCCGATTACCACGACATGTTTATCATTTGCCAGTAATTCGAACCCTTCAACTGGGCGTTCGGACACCCGTTTATTCTGCTGTTTCAGGAAATCCATCGCGAAATGAACACCTTTCAGTTCACGACCTGGCACGGTTAAATCGCGGGGAATCGTACTACCGCCAGCCAATACAACCGCGTTGTATTCACGGAGCAGGTCATTAACACTAACGTTAACACCCACGTTCGCATTGCATTGGAAGGTAATTCCCTCATCTTCCATTAACTTAACGCGCCTATCGATGATCCATTTTTCCAATTTAAAATCAGGGATACCGTAGCGGAGTAATCCACCGGGAGCATCATCCCTTTCGAAGACGGTAACGGTATGGCCTGCATAATTTAATTGCGCCGCAGCCGCTAATCCCGCGGGGCCTGAGCCAACTACAGCTACCTTTTTGCCGGTTCTCACCCTGGGAGTTTTAGCTTGAACCAAGCCTTTATCAAATGCAATCTCGATAATGTGTTTTTCAATTTCCTCGATAGCTACCGGGGGTTGATTGATGCCAAGCACGCAAGCGCTTTCGCAGGGAGCCGGGCATATTCTACCTGTAAATTCGGGAAAATTATTGGTAGATGAAAGTATTTCGTAAGCTTCTTGCCAATCTTTTCTATAAACCGCATCATTAAACTCCGGGATCACGTTGCCCAGGGGGCAGCCGCTATGACAGAACGGTACACCGCAGTTCATGCAACGTGCCGACTGTTCATTCAGCGTATTATCAGGAAAACGTTGAACAAATTCTTTATAGTGAGAAATCCTGCTTGTCGGAACCTCTTTGCTAGGGTAAACGCGTGTAAACTCTAAGAATCCTGTAGGTTTGCCCATTTCAAATCTTTTTTAAATGATCAATGCTTTTAACTCAATGCCTTATGCTTTCTGCGCTTGTTCGGCCACTTTCGACTTGCTGAGCACGGCTTTGTACTCCTTGGGGAATACTTTCACGAAGTATCTCAATTGACCTTCCCAATCTTTCAGCAAGAACTTGGCAACACTGCTGTTGGTATAAGCATGATGCTTTGTTACCAGGTCATGCAGGAGCGCATTATCTTCGGCTGTAAGCGGATCAATATCTACCATCTCCTTATTGCAGCGGTTTTCGAAATTGCCTTTCACATCGTAAACGTAAGCGATGCCACCGCTCATACCGGCGCCGAAATTGAACCCGGTTTGACCGAGGATGATGGCCCGCCCGCCTGTCATATATTCACAAGCATGGTCCCCGGTGCCTTCTACCACCACGGTAGCGCCCGAGTTACGAACACAGAAT includes the following:
- a CDS encoding glutamate synthase subunit beta; translated protein: MGKPTGFLEFTRVYPSKEVPTSRISHYKEFVQRFPDNTLNEQSARCMNCGVPFCHSGCPLGNVIPEFNDAVYRKDWQEAYEILSSTNNFPEFTGRICPAPCESACVLGINQPPVAIEEIEKHIIEIAFDKGLVQAKTPRVRTGKKVAVVGSGPAGLAAAAQLNYAGHTVTVFERDDAPGGLLRYGIPDFKLEKWIIDRRVKLMEDEGITFQCNANVGVNVSVNDLLREYNAVVLAGGSTIPRDLTVPGRELKGVHFAMDFLKQQNKRVSERPVEGFELLANDKHVVVIGGGDTGSDCVGTSNRHGAKSITQIELMPKPPESRTAYMPWPTYPMILKTSTSHEEGAARQWAIATKSFVGNSEGTLKGLVIVDLQWTASQDGKPARFTEVPGSEREIPCDLVLLAMGFLHPQHDGLLENLGVELDDRGNVKATEKSYQTSIPKVFAAGDMRRGQSLVVWAISEGRECARKVDEFLMGSSQLETKDHSVMAAMNI